ccccccgaGCCACTACCTTGTAGTGGTCAGGGGGAATGGGATAAATTCGACAGATGCCACCGAGGGTTTCGTCTCGGCCATCCGTTGCTCTTCATGGTGTCAACCAGCGGAGTTATTTCGAATACGTGCTTCGCCAGCCAGCTTAGGTTGCCAAAGCGGAGTTCTCCGGGAATGTGTTGTTCTGGTGTTAAGCTTGGTTCTGTCGTTGGGCCTGTACACGGTCCAGGTGCTGATCTGTTGCCGCTTGTTTGGAGGAGCGTGCGGATTTCTTGGCTAAACCACGTTTCTGGCGGGAAATCGACAATGGCgccgtggtggaggaggagctgggctACATCAACGTGTCCGTGTCTGCATGCTGCGCGTAGTGCGGTGCAATATCGTGTTCCGTGGGTGTTGACgttggcgttgttgttgaggagtgCTTTAACTATGCTGACGTGACCGCGGGAAGAGGCTATCTGCAGCGCGGTCGCCTGATAACGATTTCCGAGAGATTCCATGTCTGCTCCTGCGTCGAGCAACTGACGCACAACTTCTTCATGTCCCTGCTCAGATGCTTGATGGAGTGCGGCCCGGATGTATTGGttttttgttggttggtgggttaAATCCATTTCCGCCTCCAGCCTTTTGAGAAGAATCTCCACGATATGGCTGTGGCCGTAGTAGGACGCAAGTTCTAGAGGAGAACCATACAAGCTTGAGATTTCAAAGGAGGAACCCCATTTTTGTTCAAACGTGATGTCAGCCCCTGCATCCAGCAGTAACTGGACAATCGCACCGTGGCGTCTCGCTGATGCTACCGCCAAAGGAGTGCCATATCTCCCCGTGGAGTCGTTGAGGGAGGCGCGCCGTGCAATCAGTACGCGAAGTCGACCCACTTCGCCCCGTGATGCTGCCTTGTATGCGCTCCAGCTGTTGGTTGCAGTCACAGGCTCTTCGTTCGGGCTTTCCATGGAGAATTGCAAGTCCCTTTTCCAGTTTGTGACCTTGTCAATTGCATCCTGTTTACTCTCCAGCGGGTTCTCTGGGGACAAATCTGTTTGCCAGAAACCCATGCTGGTTGAGTGCCAAGAGGCCAGCTCGAACCTCGGGGCTCGCACAAGTCGTGATCCACTGCTCGTAAGACATGTCCATCAACCGTGATCGGTCCATCTCCCCTTCCTTGTCCATCCAGGTCCGAGCGGGGATCTCTACCATCGGATCGCCAGATGACTCCGCGGATACAGGCCCCCGGGGAGGGCCCGTAGTTTGGCTGAAAGTCCTGCTTCCCCATCTTCGAAGCGCCTCAATTCCGCGTCCTGAAAATACGCCTTGTATGCCCCCTCCGTGGTTATTACATCAGGCAAGCGCGTGCAAGACGAAAATAGCAGGTCTGGGTGTTTCCTCCTGTGGTTTCAAACTGACATCGATCATGACCCGATCGACGAGACTTTCAAAGATGACTTTCTCGTCAACCAGCAACTCATCATCGAGCGGGTTTCTGGCGGTATTCTTGGCCCTGTCATAATTCAGGCCGAGGCCACTGTGACAGATTTCCAGAATAAAACTGTAAGGCATCCCAGGAACTCCCGTGTCAATACCGACAATGGATTCGATCTGCTTCAGACACACACTGTAAACGTGCTCGTAGCTCCGTCTGCCCCATAGAGGATTTGCCGGCCGCGTGTTCTTTGCCAGGTCGACGATCGGGTCCGCGTAAAAGACCACCATCAACGGGGGAAACAAGTGAAGATGCTGCAGTTTGAAGCAGTTTCGCCCAAACGTCTCGTTCGACTCCCTCTCAATCTTCACGCGAAGGGCATCGAAAGATTTGAAGTTGCAGTTGTAACCCTTCAGCATCGTGGATTCAAACATTTTCCAGGCCAGCGTGTGCTGCAAAGCTCGTGAGTTTTCCGATGTGGGGAATTGCGTCTTGGAGATGTGAAAGGGGTAGTAAGGGATTGCCTTGGCAAAGTCCTTGTTTCTGAAGTCGATTTGCAGAGTGCGTCCCACGGGGTTGCGCGTTTCGTTCCAGAACATCTCCAAGAGACCTGGTATATCTGCTTCGGCGTTCAGGTATGTGCTGGCGAAGGCTGTATGCGATGGCATTTCCTCAGCGTCTGTGGCATGTTAGTATCCTAGCGTCCGGGCTAGGGCTCGACCTCAGGTGGCCATCATCATGTGCCTGCTTTCGTGATACCGGTCCCGCCTCGACACCCCTTGTTACGAGACCCGTTGTAACTATTTGGTGAAAAGAATAGGCGTCCCAAATCTCATCCAGGTTCGCGATGCGCTTCGGGTACAATTCATGGGCTATGAATGCGCGGTCCAGCCTATCCAAAACAACCGCGTCCACCTCGTGTAGAAAGAGACCCTGGCTTGTTTCATTGGCGATTGCAGCGAAAGAGTTATCGATGATCTCTGAGGCACGTTCGTATAGTCCGCGATGAGAGAATACGTAACCATATTTGTTCTTCAGCTCGAACTTGCCCGATGCTGATTTGATCTGCAAGTTTCGTGGGCAATAGCTTTGCTTCTGTCCGTCCCAGGTATATTTCGGGGGGAGTCCGGGATATTGTCGGTTATGTGGGAAGCCCTGGACTTGGTAGCGAGTGTTCAAGTCGGGGTTTATACTCTGCATTGTGCTTGTGGTAGGTTTCCGCCGTTCTGGGATCATGTCCTGGAATCATTTGTGTCGTAGTAATGTAACTTCGACCTAGGATTAGAAGAAACATGAACAAGTACCTAACTTCTAGCAGGAAATCACCCCTTTTCATAGTGACCGTAGACATCAACCCCCATGGAGGCTAGGGCTGTTCCCTGGGCCTtacacatcatcaccacatcagCGCTCACACGTTTGCAATTAAAGCCCTCGCAATCCAATCCCTGGCATTGAAACCCTTTCAACGAGAAACGCCGCAGTTAGCCGCAATTAGAACCCTCGCGAATGAGGCGTGGCCCGGTATTTAAAGCTTCCATGCCCGGGTGGGGGTGCGCTCGATGAATTGCATGGGCGCGTAGGCAGCAACAATTAACACCTAAGGTAGACTAGCTTATCAACCCGGTCGCTGCGCTATATCTCTCTATTTTAATCCTTGGTACCCAGCACAAGTTAGGTAGATTTTGAACTTGAAGCTTAATTTTCAAGAAATATATGGTTGTACTGGGACGAATGTTGACCAGGGTATTAATGGATGGGACAATGGCTCGTAATGCAAGTCAGCAAAGGTATAGTTAGACGTCAACTTACACTTTCCTTGCTGTCTTCAATAAGGAATAGGCCTATCCACAATCTTGGAAAGTCATTTAGTGGCCATCAAGATCCCTACACCCTCAGAGGAACATAAATATGGCGAATGAATGTAGAGTCTATTCAAAGGTGAAAAGAACCGCCACCAAAAGAATGTCCTTCTAGGGACTAACCTGCTCGCAGCTTGACCCCTCCATTACAAAGATTATATCCTCCTATCGTACAACAAAATCTCGTCCAAAACGCTGGGGGAATGaactggtggtgatggtatTAGGTGCAATGTATTAAGTGATATTAGTGCTGGTTGTGCGGTGAGTGAAGAATGTGTTGTGAAAAAAGGGGTATCAATGCTGAAGCCGCATCGCTAAAGTGACAAaatgctcctcctcctcctccttctgtCACAACCTAGCAGCCATACTTCATCCAGAAACCCGCTCCCTGGAcagccacctcctcaaagctGACCTGCTTCCCCTCCGactcctccgcaacctccaGTCTGAAGCACATCTGCTCTCTGCAAGCCCAGCTGCTGATGCTAGCCTTGCTCCCCTGGTAGAACTGAGTCGTGCCGACCAAAGCATTCGCATCTGGGCCGTCAAGAGCGTAAACATTGACCTGTGCTGATCCGTAGACAGCAGCTTGGGAAGAAGACAGATCGAGGACCAGCTCGCAGGGTCCGGTGCCGGCGGAGACGACTGAGGAGGGAATGGAAAAGCCGATCTCAATACCGGAGGCGtcggcggaggagatgaagacttggtagggagggggggcggtgggggagttgCGGAGGTTGGGGTAGATGGTCCCGCATTGTTGACGTtccttgaggagggggttcatttggttggatggggaggtcaaGGCGGGCGCTGCGGTGGCGGTAAGGGCCAGAGCGGAGACAGTGGCGAGGAGGGTAGAGGTGCGCATTTTggcttttgttgttttgttggttcttgtcttgttggtgctggggaATGGGCTATGAAAGCTGCTTATAAAACGAGTGTGGGAATAGGGGAAGGGGTATTAGTGTGTATTAAGTGAAGGATGCtgagaagaagttgaagggAGACGTTTGATGCAGTGTATATAACATGAACGATCCGTATACCAGTCTCTTGGAATCACGCTTGCGGAAGCGCGGCACAAGTGATGACGACGATATTGTCAAAGAGTCATGGCTGGGAGTAGGGACGAGACGAACAATGACATACCTCCCCGGCCTCCGACGCAGCCAGCTTCTAGATCAGACAGAGTTAAACCGAATTTTGATCAGCTGGGGTGAAAGAGAAGATTTGAAGAAGCAGGTCCAAAACTTCAATGCAGCTAGCATCTAGTAGCGTTTGCATTGATGCAAGCCATCTGAGAACGCTTTTCCGACTGGAAGGCCGAGTTTCTGCAGAGACCAGCCCCCAACCTGGGAAGAAACAGCAGATAATCTGAAACTGCTCAAGACTACAGTAGTTCAAGACGTTGAACTTCCAAAAAGCGGGTAAAGGTGCCGTTCTTGACTTGGAGGGTTAGTGCTTTCCAAGCGTGGAGCTTCTGGCTAGCTTCTGTAAAAACAGAAACCGTTGTCGATTTAGCTTCGATCTTCTCCTGGTTCCACGAACATGGATGGGCTAGCTAAACTCTGTTCCAGGATCAGGGTGCAACGGTGAAGAGACAACACCTTTTCTTCAGTGTTGTTCCGGGGATTGTTCGACAAGCCCATGCGTGAGTCTCTGGGAATACTAACGTTTCCTAGTGACTCCGTACAATGCATCTTGCCACCCATACCGGAACGTGCCCTCAACCCCGATGCCAACCTCTGGGCTGCTATCGTTTTTGTCGTTGTCAAGAAGCGGAGAGGGTCGTGAACTGGTGATCACGGCCGAGTCTGGTATCCAATTCGTGACTTCAGGCTCTTCGGAGGGTGCCCAACTCATCATGCAACTTTGAACAACATCGGCAGTAACTCCGGCATCTCGAGGGGCGAGGCTCTTTATCTGCGTTTTGGCCATGGCTAGAGGAATTATCCACGCTCTTGGGAATgagatgctgctgttggcgcGCTTGCCGTTTGTTCATCGGCCATCAAGGACCCGAAAGAAGTAGAGGCCAGAGTGGAGTATTGACTGTAGTGACAGAACTTGCCGTAGTCAAAACCCGAAAACTGGTAAAATGGGCTTCATCTCTGGCTGAACAAGACTTCCAAAGGCTTGTGACGTATGCATTGAAACTAGACGTGGCAGACAGGTTTGTGGGGAAGGTCCGACAACTCCGAGGCCGCATTGGTAATTTGTACAGGGAGTAGACGCGGGGGATAGAAACAAGCTCAGCGtggcaaagggggagggaaaggtgagagagagacgcTCTATGCGGGGGTAGATGCCGATATCAGATGCCGAATCTTGGATGGTGATATCGCTTCCCCAACTTTGGCAGTTGGGGTGTCTTAGAGAGCCTCTTATATGCGGGTGCCATCTTGGACCAGGTTGACGGCTCAAGTGCGTGCGGAGGGTCTTGGTGTCACGTTGATGATTTACCCGCTTGATCGCCGGCTCTGGACACCCCAATTGGGCAATCTCGCTTGTATGTTCCGCCGTGTCTGCGGCTTGGACGTTGTTTTAACCTGCCGATTTCGATCCCAGTGCCTAGCGTAGTGTAACCGTGACATTTTGGGGGTAGAAGCGAGACAAGAAAGTCATATCGAAGGTCGTGGGCTGGGCGGCATGATTGACGACaggtcgacgacgatgaagaatgATGGGTATATATATCTTGAAGTGTTGCGCCCTGGTTTGATGTTTGTGACAGCAGCCATCACTCAAACACCCACCAgagtcctcctcttcccacttGCCCATCATGATGTTCAAGTCCCTTTTTGGTTTCGCCGCCATGGCGCAGACCGCCTTTGGTGCTTCTCTGCAACAGGTCCAAAACTTTGGCAACAATCCCACCAGAATCCAGATGTACATCTACGTCCCGGATCGCGTGGCCACCAACCCTGCCATCATTGTGGCGGTAAGTACTTGGAACACGCCTCCTGTTTCGCTGCTTGTTTGCTAACGATAGGTGTTGTTCCACAGCTTCATCCTTGCGGAGGTACTGGCCAGCAGTGGTTCAGTGGCACCAGACTGCCTTCGTTCGCCGACCAAAACggcttcatcctcatctACCCTAGCACCCCGAACCAGAGCAACTGCTGGGATGTCCACAACCCTGCCAGTCTTACCCACAATGGAGGCGGCGATGCGGGTGGCATCATCTCCATGGTCAACTACACTCTTGACCGGTACAACGGCAACCGGGAGAAGGTCTATGTCATGGGCTTCTCCAGCGGTGGCATGATGACCAACGTGATGGCTGGTTCCTACCCCGAGGTGTTCGAGGCTGGTGCTGCCTACTCTGGCACCGCCCACGCCTGCTTCGCTGGTATGTGCAACTGTTTTGTCTCTGCTTTTTGCCTGTTGTGGCTCGGATGTTGTTTGCTGTCCTCAAAGGCTGTGCTGACAAGTCGACTCTTTTCTCTACAGGTGCCGGTGGAGCTACCCCCTTCAGCCCCAACCAGACCTGTGCCCAGGGTCTCCAAAAGACTCCCGAGCAGTGGGGCGCCTTTGTCCGCAACTCGTACCCAGGATACAACGGCCGTCGTCCCCGTATGATGATTACCCACGGAAACGCCGATACTCTTGTTCGCCCGCAATGCGCCACTGAGGCGTTGAAGCAGTGGTCAAACGTCCTTGGCGTATCGCTCACCCGCCAGGTCCAAGGTGTTCCCTCATCGCAATTCACTCAGCACATCTATGGCGACGGTACCAAGCTCCAGGGCTTCTTTGGCAATGGTGTTGGACATGCTCCCTCTGTCGACGAGCAGACCCTGTTGAGATTCTTCGGCTTGATCGCCTAGTGTGTTGACATAATCTCCGACTCGAGGCAGGAGTGCGGGGCGGGTAAGATCTGGTGGTGGCAACGGAGCCTCCAGCGGCACAGTGCGTTGAGGCGGCCGCCCGGTTTCTTACCCGCTAGGGAGTGGGGGTCACGGATAGccaggggggtttgggtgaaTGGCTGCCGGTGATGTTCCGAGTGTTCATAAACGAGTGGGTTGCTCagtatatataaaaaggcTTTCTTCTTGAATCTTGAGTTTCGGGTGAGTGCGTTCGTTTGGAGTCGTGCGGATGAATGTGGTACAGCTTCATGTCGACTCCTCATGAATGGATTATGAAGCGGTAAAGTGCCTAGATGTCAATTCTTTTTATTGGGGGCTACCGAAACACGGGTCTAGCCGCCCCAAATAAGCCCAATGTAACAACAAGTGAGGGGGGCATCTGTAGGTACCGGTTGAGGAAGTTGTGGTTCAAGTTCGACTTCCCTTTAGTGAATGAATGGATGGTGATGTTACCTTCAGAAACAAGGTTCCGAAGGCGTCAAACGATGCCGCAGTGATGCATACGGGGTTATTGAGTGTAGATAGGCTTGCGCCAGGGTACTGTCAGAGATGAGTTGAAGCAGGACGTTTGCAAAGTGAGTGACAGTAAGAAAGCCGAAGCTAAAGCTGAGGCTTTGATTCTTTCCTGCTTTGATCAGCTGCCCGGCAGTCATCGAGAGCTTATCTCGTTTCGTTGGTGCCTAATTCTTCTTATGTAAGTCACCAGGCTCCAGTGCTGGTCTGGCACATCTCGGGGGAAGGAACCATGGAGGTCACCACCCGTGGCTTCCATCCAGTTTGTGGGGTTAGAGTCTAAATTCACCGGCAGTTTCCCAATCTTCAGTCGGGTTCCATCATCCACATGATCGACCGATTGGGCGATACAATCTGGAAGTGGAATATCACAGACCTCTCGGCGCAAGAAATCAATCCCATCATTATTTTTCTACCCCGTCTTCCGCTGCCCTGTCGCTCTAGTCGCGTAACTTCGTCCGTCCGTTTCTTGGTTGGCCATCACCACAGCACAGACCTGCTGCGCAACATATGCTCCTCTAAACGTTTGCGGATGTCAAGCGCCGACTCAGCATGAATCGACAAATTGATGACAACCAGTGGTAGAAACGACACAAACTTGAAGACGACTTCGTGGCAGTTTTGAAGGCAAATGGAAACCTATTTGAGTGGTGCGGACACGCCGGTTAGTTAAGCGCTGTTTCCGCTGAGCATCTGTCTGCCAATTCGGTCATTCCGTCGCTTGGGCGCCCTGATAGCTAGCGATAGGTTCCAGCCGCAGAAAAGAGGTGCAAACAAGGCCGGCCATATACTTGGCGGCATAATGAAAACCTCTGGAAACAAGCTGTGGGCCGCAACAGACCCTTGTCAAGCAATATGGCGGCGCATGCATGGAAGCCTTCTAGAAGGAGTTTCCTCCTGCAGCCGAGATCTGCTCTCGTCATCCCCGGCATCCCCCCCGTGTCATTCCCATTTGCAACCTCTCGCAAACTATGTACAGCCAGGCCAGCATCTATCAACGGCTCCAGCACGTATTCGGCCTGGTATACGCCCGCTACGGTATCATCCGACATCATGGTTCGCCTTAGGTAGCGACAGACCAAAATATCACCACTCGGTGCAACCCAAATAACACAACAcgtggtgagggtgttgtgAGAGAGCGCTGAAATGCATGTTTAATGTTTCCCAAGGTTTCACACACTCATATTCTCTTACCGCCTGTCAGAGAGGCATGAAGGCCAGCGGCTTGATGCGATCTGGTGGTTGCCAACCCCTGTCCAATCCATTGGCTTCGCAAAGGAGCCCCAAGGCGGCACAGACGTCGCCGCGTTGGTCCGCGCCGTCACTATACAGGGGACGTACTTCTGGAACATGCATGGAAGCTGCGTGGAAGCTACACAGAAGCCTTCGACGTTGCATCCGACTTTTTATACTTAGCGGGATACCCGTGCCTCGCACCAATCTCATCCCACAGGAACAGGTACCTCTGCATCAGGCCCCTTTGGGCCCATCTGGCTCCCCCTGGCTGAACCACATctgtcttcctcccccccagctgcccatcaccacccttttACGGACCATGTTCAACTCCGTCTGCGACCAACTCCCCACATTGACCCCACGAACAGACCAGGGGACTCTACTGCTCCTTTTACTGCCCTTGATCAAATAAACACTCGGAATTGTCCGCATTTAACAATGGCCCAGGCCGGAATATCACCTTTACCTATCTCGATATCGACGATTATGCCTGCAGACATGATGGCTCATCTTGGATCAGGCCAAGGACAGCCCGGCCTCGTCATGTATGGTCTCTATGGACTAGATACGTTCGAGCACGTCGAGATCAATGAATATCAGGTTCCGTTCCCCATCAACCGCCGTCGACCATGCTCAAGCAGCTTTCCCAAGCCTTGCGTGTTCGACAGTATGGCCTCCTCACCGTCACCAGGCTCTGTTACGACTGCGCCGTCCAGAGAAGGCTCTCGGATCGGACGACCACCGCAATGGACAGTTTCACGATCACGAAAGCTGGCTAGGCTATACCTCTATACGACACTTTCCATCGAGAGGATTATCCGGGTGCTTGAAGATGACGTCTTCAAACCGAGGTGCGGGGATCGGGAGTTTGCAGGGCTCTACACGGCGCTGACAGTTTTTGCAGGAAGAATTCAGCTCAAAAGACGATTCACAAAATGCTGGACAACGACCCCCGATATCTTCGGCCCGAGTCAAGGATTGAAATGAACCAACGCATCAGTAATCTTGCTGCCTCTGTCACTCGCCGAAGAAAGAAGACGGCAGTTCCAGCCTACGAATCAAGCCTTCATGGAGCAACCATAGACGCCTTGTATGGCGAGGTTAGTGGTGGTACCGTGGACCAAAAGCTGGGAATTCTGCTAACAATATTTTTCATTTGCAGAAGGAACACAATCTGGCAAGGACTGAAATTTCGTCAGTATCCGGCTCAAGCCGTAGGGTAGAGGAAGGCCCTTCCTTTGACTTTGCTGGTTCGCCCGACGCACTCCTTAGTCCCATTCGATGGTCGATACCCCTGAGCGCTCGGACGACAGACGTCACCGACTTTGCGGGCTCTAGTGACAGAGGTTCAGCCATGGTCCAAGACCTCAAGAGGAGGCTATCAGACTGTTCCACGCACTTCGCCCACCAAATCACATCGTTGATTAGAGACTTTACTATTGCTGGAAGTTCACAAGACGAATTATCTACTGGCCGCCGACCTTCTGCGGCTCTCAGTGACACGTCTGGGCAAGACGAACTTTCTGAGTTGGGGATCAGTAACGAGCCATTCGAAGCCTTCCCCGAGCCGGCCTTCGCAGTACCAGGAGACTTTTTGAGCGCGCACAGACGGAACTGTGCCGACTTTCCAGGGCAGCAACATGGAGTCGGTGACTGTTGGTGCTCCATCGCCGGTGATACTTCGCTGGACCAGAACTCTTGGTTGATGCCGACGGGTGAATTGAGTGTGCGTGCACGCCATGTTCTTAATCATCCTTCTCCAGGTAGTCTCAGCCTCCTTGACAGTTTCGGGAACACGCCTCTACACCTCTTCGCCACGCTAGAAGGGTACCAAGACACCCTCTTCAGAATGGTGCTCAACTGCGATGTCGAAACCCTGAAGATTGCGAACACTGCTGGCCAAACATTTCTCCATACGCTCAACCTGGAGTGGTTCCTCAACCTTACAGACCCGTCGACACTACTGAAACAACTTCTTTCACACATCAGAGACTTAGTTCCAGACCTTGTTCACGAGACCGATGTGTATGGGCGCACCTTCTTTCACCGCGCCCATTCCCTCGTTCGGGACCCGGAAGCCCTTGCCAACCTCTTCTCTCCGTTCAACTCTCTTCGGGCAGCCCGCCGTGATGCCTTCGGCTTCAATCCTCTTGGCAGCGGCATCACGGGCGACCAAGGCCCATATATTCccccaagaagaggaaataACCTTTCACCTCAAGTTGAATACCTTTCCAGTTCCGCTGGTCCTTCACGCGGTCATTCTGCCTCTCCTAGCGACAACGACTCGTTCTTAGCCTATCATGCTCGTCTTGTCGAAGTCATCCAGTCATCCTACAACAACCCACAGGTGGAGGACGCTGAAGGCCGTAACGGATTACACTGTCTTGCAGAGGCTATTCTCAACCAGCAGTCCATGAACCGCCATGTCTCTTCTTCTGTCGGCGCCCCTTCCATCCACCAGCGACCCAGTCTCAAACGAAAACTAGACTCTTCCAAAGAGTCAATCACTTCTTTTCCATCACcttcgccttcctccaccgcttCTGCTTCGACCGTCTCGAACGAATCTACCCTCACGACTCGACTTCGCCATCTCACTGGCCTTCTCCACCATTCACACGTCGATGTCAACGCCTATGACAAGTCAGGCAACACACCTCTTATGGCTTTCATCACACATATTCCAGACGACCAGGACGACAAATCAAAGACATTACTCGCCATTCTTGAAACTATCATTCGAGCGAAGGGGTGCAAGATCGAGGCTAGGAACAGAAGGGGCGAGACAGCCTTGTTGGTGGCGGCTAGGCTGGGCAGGAAGGTAGCACTAACAACACTGTTGGAACATGGAGCCAATGTTCACGCCCGAgatgtggatgggaggggggtgttggaggtggtggatgaagTTTGCAAGgcggctgggaggggagataGAGGGAAGGGTACTGGCAAGGGGGACATAAGCCTGTATGCCAGGGCGGAGGCTTGCAGGGTTCTGttgactgggaggagggattggggtgttgttggaagGCCTGGGgt
This window of the Podospora pseudoanserina strain CBS 124.78 chromosome 3, whole genome shotgun sequence genome carries:
- a CDS encoding hypothetical protein (EggNog:ENOG503PYS3) yields the protein MRTSTLLATVSALALTATAAPALTSPSNQMNPLLKERQQCGTIYPNLRNSPTAPPPYQVFISSADASGIEIGFSIPSSVVSAGTGPCELVLDLSSSQAAVYGSAQVNVYALDGPDANALVGTTQFYQGSKASISSWACREQMCFRLEVAEESEGKQVSFEEVAVQGAGFWMKYGC
- the FAE1A gene encoding Feruloyl esterase B (EggNog:ENOG503NXWW; COG:O; CAZy:CE1): MMFKSLFGFAAMAQTAFGASLQQVQNFGNNPTRIQMYIYVPDRVATNPAIIVALHPCGGTGQQWFSGTRLPSFADQNGFILIYPSTPNQSNCWDVHNPASLTHNGGGDAGGIISMVNYTLDRYNGNREKVYVMGFSSGGMMTNVMAGSYPEVFEAGAAYSGTAHACFAGAGGATPFSPNQTCAQGLQKTPEQWGAFVRNSYPGYNGRRPRMMITHGNADTLVRPQCATEALKQWSNVLGVSLTRQVQGVPSSQFTQHIYGDGTKLQGFFGNGVGHAPSVDEQTLLRFFGLIA
- a CDS encoding hypothetical protein (EggNog:ENOG503P2PE; COG:S), whose product is MAQAGISPLPISISTIMPADMMAHLGSGQGQPGLVMYGLYGLDTFEHVEINEYQVPFPINRRRPCSSSFPKPCVFDSMASSPSPGSVTTAPSREGSRIGRPPQWTVSRSRKLARLYLYTTLSIERIIRVLEDDVFKPRKNSAQKTIHKMLDNDPRYLRPESRIEMNQRISNLAASVTRRRKKTAVPAYESSLHGATIDALYGEKEHNLARTEISSVSGSSRRVEEGPSFDFAGSPDALLSPIRWSIPLSARTTDVTDFAGSSDRGSAMVQDLKRRLSDCSTHFAHQITSLIRDFTIAGSSQDELSTGRRPSAALSDTSGQDELSELGISNEPFEAFPEPAFAVPGDFLSAHRRNCADFPGQQHGVGDCWCSIAGDTSLDQNSWLMPTGELSVRARHVLNHPSPGSLSLLDSFGNTPLHLFATLEGYQDTLFRMVLNCDVETLKIANTAGQTFLHTLNLEWFLNLTDPSTLLKQLLSHIRDLVPDLVHETDVYGRTFFHRAHSLVRDPEALANLFSPFNSLRAARRDAFGFNPLGSGITGDQGPYIPPRRGNNLSPQVEYLSSSAGPSRGHSASPSDNDSFLAYHARLVEVIQSSYNNPQVEDAEGRNGLHCLAEAILNQQSMNRHVSSSVGAPSIHQRPSLKRKLDSSKESITSFPSPSPSSTASASTVSNESTLTTRLRHLTGLLHHSHVDVNAYDKSGNTPLMAFITHIPDDQDDKSKTLLAILETIIRAKGCKIEARNRRGETALLVAARLGRKVALTTLLEHGANVHARDVDGRGVLEVVDEVCKAAGRGDRGKGTGKGDISLYARAEACRVLLTGRRDWGVVGRPGVGREWRV